A section of the Arcobacter sp. F155 genome encodes:
- the tgt gene encoding tRNA guanosine(34) transglycosylase Tgt codes for MEFKIDATSHHKARACTIKTAHSEIKTPVFMPVGTQATVKALDANDLLSMGAKIILGNTYHLYLRPGSKLVKKFGGLHGFSKFPNSFLTDSGGFQAFSLSDNSKPDENGITFKSHIDGSKHYFTPQSVLDTQYDLGSDIMMILDDLVALPNTKERIQKSIERTTKWAGEAITYHKEQQAKGIGVNQNIFAIIQGGTDKEFRKMSAEQLCAMTDFDGFAIGGLSVGEPNQDMYDTVEWTTDFMPLDKPRYLMGVGTPEDLIENIERGVDMFDCVMPTRNARNGTLFASTGRVNIKKAMYKEDPSPIDEECDCYTCQNFTKAYLNHLFRANEITYFRLASMHNIRYYLNLMTQAREAILADNWVEFKKEFYAKRGK; via the coding sequence ATGGAATTTAAAATTGATGCAACTTCACACCATAAAGCAAGAGCGTGTACGATTAAAACTGCACACAGTGAGATTAAAACTCCTGTTTTTATGCCTGTGGGGACTCAAGCAACAGTAAAAGCACTTGATGCAAATGATTTATTATCAATGGGTGCTAAAATTATATTAGGAAACACATACCATTTATATTTAAGACCAGGAAGTAAACTTGTTAAAAAGTTTGGTGGACTTCACGGCTTTTCAAAGTTTCCAAACTCTTTTTTAACAGATTCAGGAGGCTTCCAAGCTTTCTCTTTAAGTGATAACTCAAAACCTGATGAAAATGGAATTACTTTCAAATCACATATTGATGGAAGTAAACACTACTTCACACCTCAAAGTGTACTTGATACACAGTATGATTTAGGTAGTGATATTATGATGATTTTAGATGATTTAGTAGCTTTACCAAATACAAAAGAGAGAATTCAAAAATCAATTGAGAGAACAACTAAATGGGCAGGTGAAGCAATCACTTACCATAAAGAACAACAAGCAAAAGGTATTGGAGTAAATCAAAATATCTTTGCAATTATCCAAGGTGGTACGGATAAAGAGTTTAGAAAAATGAGTGCAGAACAACTTTGTGCTATGACTGATTTTGATGGTTTTGCTATTGGTGGATTATCTGTTGGAGAACCAAATCAAGATATGTATGATACAGTTGAATGGACAACAGACTTTATGCCACTTGATAAACCAAGATATCTAATGGGAGTTGGAACACCTGAGGATTTAATTGAAAATATTGAACGTGGTGTTGATATGTTTGACTGTGTTATGCCAACAAGAAATGCAAGAAATGGAACACTATTTGCAAGTACTGGTAGAGTAAATATCAAAAAAGCAATGTATAAAGAAGACCCAAGCCCTATTGATGAAGAGTGTGATTGCTATACTTGTCAAAACTTTACAAAAGCATATTTAAATCACCTATTCCGTGCAAATGAAATTACATATTTTAGACTTGCTTCAATGCACAATATTAGATACTATTTAAATCTAATGACACAAGCGAGAGAGGCTATTTTAGCTGATAACTGGGTAGAATTTAAAAAAGAGTTCTATGCAAAAAGAGGAAAATAA
- a CDS encoding type II and III secretion system protein: MSSLFKYVLSVILVSSILFANELTQKELFDKNLSISKGSFKVFEFEKRIQSIKVSNQEFLEVDFVNDYNKPLQVIKVFTKKLGNGNILVTFDDASSLHIDINITENLKSIIEVAKQISPNIIIKQTNGKIILQGKTQNQKTKDKILDLFKKAGISLKEDLVDLVELENPDKMIRVKLYAVEINNDKGLDLKNNWFVSSKNYMQVTTDDGKYYNEPLDAFGAGYKANSYKEVVDGDGNTVIVPDSWSSISSKDRSLANNQRNVLVNDAIDNLMKEAVSLTGGLTGAANYLGKYFNVGLTLNYLSTKGVAQVLDETTLLTLENKEASFLAGGTLNIKTQTTTAEGLPTTALKEIRYGLQLDINAQNIVDDQFINLNIITKSSNADFANTVDGIPNITEKSITTNVVVENKSTIVLGGLINRSNADDIEKIPLLGDIPILGFLFTSKSFKEGKSELVFFITPEIVDPKSNDQRSEFEKKTTFTKYVDDKLEKDMKDIEKEKGINSEENKEGETVQESSN; encoded by the coding sequence ATGTCAAGTTTATTTAAATATGTTTTATCTGTAATTTTAGTAAGTTCAATTCTTTTTGCAAATGAGTTGACCCAAAAGGAGTTGTTTGATAAAAACCTCTCTATTTCAAAAGGTTCCTTTAAAGTCTTTGAGTTTGAAAAAAGAATTCAAAGTATAAAAGTAAGTAACCAAGAGTTTTTAGAAGTTGACTTTGTAAATGACTATAATAAACCCCTTCAAGTAATAAAAGTATTTACAAAAAAACTAGGAAATGGAAATATTCTAGTTACTTTTGATGATGCTAGTTCTTTACATATAGATATTAATATCACGGAAAATTTAAAGAGTATTATTGAGGTTGCAAAACAAATAAGTCCTAATATCATAATCAAACAAACAAATGGAAAGATAATTTTACAGGGTAAAACACAAAATCAAAAAACAAAAGATAAGATTCTTGATTTGTTTAAAAAAGCAGGAATTAGTCTAAAAGAGGATTTAGTTGATTTAGTTGAACTCGAAAATCCAGATAAGATGATACGTGTAAAACTTTATGCCGTTGAAATTAATAATGACAAGGGTTTAGATTTAAAAAATAACTGGTTTGTTTCAAGTAAAAACTATATGCAAGTTACTACTGATGATGGAAAATATTATAATGAACCTTTAGATGCATTTGGAGCAGGATATAAAGCTAATTCATATAAAGAAGTAGTTGATGGAGATGGAAATACAGTTATTGTTCCAGATAGCTGGTCTTCAATTAGCTCAAAGGATAGAAGCCTTGCAAATAATCAAAGAAATGTTTTAGTAAATGATGCTATTGATAATCTTATGAAAGAAGCAGTTTCTTTAACAGGTGGATTAACAGGAGCAGCTAATTATTTAGGAAAATACTTTAATGTAGGACTTACATTAAATTACTTATCAACAAAAGGTGTTGCACAAGTTTTAGATGAAACTACACTATTGACTTTAGAAAATAAAGAGGCTTCATTTTTAGCTGGTGGTACTTTAAATATCAAAACTCAAACAACAACAGCAGAGGGACTTCCAACAACTGCACTAAAAGAGATAAGATATGGTTTACAACTTGATATAAATGCTCAAAATATTGTAGATGACCAATTTATTAACTTAAATATCATAACAAAATCTAGTAATGCAGATTTTGCAAATACAGTTGATGGAATTCCAAATATTACTGAAAAATCTATAACTACAAATGTAGTAGTTGAAAATAAATCAACTATTGTTTTAGGTGGACTAATTAATAGAAGTAATGCAGATGATATTGAAAAAATACCTTTACTTGGAGATATTCCGATTTTAGGTTTCTTATTCACAAGTAAATCTTTTAAAGAGGGTAAAAGTGAGTTAGTTTTCTTTATTACACCAGAGATTGTTGATCCAAAATCAAATGACCAAAGAAGTGAATTTGAAAAGAAAACAACATTTACTAAGTATGTTGATGATAAACTTGAAAAAGATATGAAAGATATTGAAAAAGAAAAAGGAATTAATAGTGAAGAAAATAAAGAAGGAGAAACAGTTCAAGAAAGCAGCAATTGA
- a CDS encoding TadE/TadG family type IV pilus assembly protein — protein sequence MKNFEQNKKPAVVDQILLWIVLFIIFVGFLFFVIDYSNAMKVKDNSDALADYTARMVALGKTDAEVVEGLNNIKDDYIATISEADLNCVEDLASTNYQVIVNIYATLNNSFLPVANDNVHSRTVVFNEASEVEKECSITLSFN from the coding sequence ATGAAAAATTTTGAACAAAACAAAAAACCAGCAGTAGTAGATCAAATACTATTATGGATAGTACTATTCATAATATTTGTAGGTTTTTTATTTTTTGTTATAGATTATTCAAATGCCATGAAAGTAAAAGATAATAGTGATGCCTTAGCTGATTATACAGCAAGAATGGTAGCTCTAGGAAAAACTGATGCAGAAGTTGTTGAAGGTTTAAACAATATAAAAGATGACTATATCGCAACTATTTCTGAAGCAGATTTAAATTGTGTTGAAGACTTAGCTTCAACAAACTACCAAGTTATTGTAAATATCTATGCAACATTAAACAATAGTTTTTTACCTGTTGCAAATGATAATGTTCATTCAAGAACAGTTGTTTTTAATGAAGCAAGTGAAGTAGAAAAAGAGTGTTCAATAACACTATCTTTTAATTAG
- a CDS encoding type II secretion system F family protein, whose product MDKTVLVLILAPLLLAILIIAVVLILQRRQQQKNIILLSQLDNKAIIDAQHKNKKLDNDLNMKLIQAGITQKEYMEAKLLFTLIGVIIMGVLPFFVPMMYGIISVVVGALCIVFGGKMYLNIAKAERIEKIDRDLGVFLDLVNVILEAGGSLKNAFFEVSRRAHGIIDKELLREISILEYEMTNYSTKVAYENLKNRVDSKELSKIIDFLILSEETGIGVKNIFAMQSDEMRQEKFYKIKGKVNTLNMYLMLIIFLFVLPAFGAFIVFPIMGGTLTIGI is encoded by the coding sequence ATGGATAAAACAGTTTTAGTACTAATATTAGCGCCATTGTTACTTGCAATTTTAATTATTGCAGTTGTTTTGATTCTTCAAAGAAGACAGCAACAAAAAAATATTATTCTTCTTTCTCAGTTGGATAATAAAGCAATTATTGATGCTCAACACAAAAATAAGAAGTTGGACAATGACTTAAATATGAAGTTGATTCAAGCAGGAATTACTCAAAAAGAGTATATGGAAGCAAAACTTCTTTTCACTCTTATTGGTGTAATTATTATGGGTGTTTTACCATTTTTTGTACCTATGATGTATGGAATTATTAGTGTTGTAGTTGGGGCTTTATGTATTGTTTTTGGTGGAAAGATGTATTTAAATATTGCTAAAGCAGAGAGAATCGAAAAAATAGATAGAGATTTAGGAGTATTTTTAGATTTAGTAAATGTTATCTTAGAAGCAGGGGGAAGTTTAAAAAATGCCTTCTTTGAAGTATCAAGAAGAGCCCATGGAATTATTGATAAAGAACTATTAAGAGAGATATCAATTCTAGAGTATGAGATGACAAACTACTCAACAAAGGTTGCCTATGAAAATTTAAAAAATAGAGTTGATAGTAAAGAGTTAAGTAAGATTATTGATTTTTTAATTTTAAGTGAAGAGACAGGTATTGGTGTAAAAAATATTTTTGCAATGCAATCAGATGAGATGAGACAAGAGAAGTTTTATAAAATAAAAGGAAAGGTAAACACATTGAATATGTATTTAATGCTTATTATTTTTCTTTTTGTTTTACCAGCTTTTGGCGCGTTTATAGTGTTCCCTATTATGGGTGGAACACTTACAATTGGAATATAA
- a CDS encoding type II secretion system F family protein yields MNNLVLFFIIVIPVLLITLFSYLYSYYMRLSSQKRIINVLVNTNSEILDKSRANRNENKKDNWLTKKLYYAGFTTAGAEYTFVLISVAFSFLLSFFIYFVVGSKIIFIFTFLIFMFLPYLVLVKLIKVREEEFNFNLKEIIDKVTSMMKSGVGFEQALKKSIATCKSEFTKKVFNIYVNEKSVIGEDKCFEKMFKLVESKELRIFYLTISIGRKSGGKFSNTLEKLRKTLHDQGEIKQEITSSTKEIRVGTYMIIGLIVFTYMMMDNALNNSLSAHFFGSDIGKVQMFFIILWVALGLFINSLLTKIK; encoded by the coding sequence ATGAATAATTTAGTTCTATTTTTTATCATTGTAATTCCTGTTTTATTAATTACACTTTTTTCTTATCTTTACTCATATTACATGAGATTAAGTAGTCAAAAAAGAATCATAAATGTTTTAGTTAATACAAATAGTGAAATTCTTGATAAAAGTAGAGCTAATAGAAATGAAAATAAAAAAGATAACTGGCTGACTAAAAAGCTGTACTATGCAGGTTTTACAACAGCTGGTGCAGAGTATACTTTTGTATTAATATCAGTAGCCTTCTCTTTTTTACTTAGTTTTTTCATCTATTTTGTAGTGGGTTCTAAAATCATCTTTATTTTTACATTTTTAATTTTTATGTTTTTACCTTATTTAGTTTTAGTGAAACTAATAAAAGTAAGAGAAGAAGAGTTTAACTTCAACCTAAAAGAGATTATTGACAAGGTGACAAGTATGATGAAAAGTGGGGTTGGATTTGAACAAGCTTTAAAAAAATCAATTGCCACTTGTAAATCGGAGTTTACAAAAAAAGTATTTAATATTTATGTTAATGAAAAGTCTGTAATTGGTGAAGATAAGTGTTTTGAAAAGATGTTTAAATTAGTTGAATCAAAAGAGCTTAGAATTTTCTATCTAACAATTTCTATTGGTAGAAAATCAGGTGGTAAGTTTTCTAATACTTTAGAAAAACTGCGAAAAACTTTACATGACCAAGGAGAAATAAAACAAGAGATAACCTCTTCAACAAAAGAGATTAGAGTTGGAACTTATATGATTATAGGGCTTATTGTTTTTACATATATGATGATGGACAATGCTTTAAATAACTCATTAAGTGCACACTTCTTTGGAAGTGATATTGGTAAGGTTCAAATGTTCTTCATAATTTTATGGGTTGCACTTGGACTATTTATAAATAGCTTATTAACAAAGATTAAATAA
- a CDS encoding CpaF family protein: protein MKNLKDLIDEQEERVSFEEPALEEEISTIDITKTKINKIKRNIKNDELVFPEIYTNKELYDIAVKINDSFMMNLKSEQKITKDNLDEVLPEFILSFPETRSLRRDILEDIKQMITNNIIGYGHISTIFTIARDGLNDVIVNTKDYIDIIYNGKTMETPFTFRSEEELRKIIDKMLAENNRKIDEAHPIISSKLNDGSRVEVQIPPIAANGGSCVTIRKFNDIPLLLEMLIDGGQMDYKMAYFLVKAAKGKCNIIVSGGTSSGKTTFLNAMTRFVDANEQLMVIEDTREMQPQMPCHSIRQYEARMANEEGKGAITLDFLLRSALRSSPRRIIVGECRGPEIVVMLNAMNTGHPGSMTTVHADNTKEALVRIENMYLEARPSANINFIRTQMASAVDVIIQLVRFPDGTRKLIAISEIERRIEDNGVISLNDIFKFKRDTSDLKKTKGEFEVLSTPSRTVDQMNMFGVDIDKRVFDPNFEMPKQMLIEALENDLPSVMCGWKDEFVTAFLEKDPQLFHKWPHFQKLVKDN, encoded by the coding sequence ATGAAAAATTTAAAAGATTTAATTGATGAGCAAGAAGAGAGGGTTAGCTTTGAAGAACCGGCTCTTGAAGAAGAAATCAGTACTATTGATATTACCAAAACTAAAATTAATAAGATAAAAAGAAATATAAAAAACGATGAGTTAGTTTTCCCGGAGATTTATACAAACAAAGAGTTATATGATATTGCAGTTAAAATAAATGACTCTTTTATGATGAATCTAAAATCAGAACAGAAAATTACAAAAGATAACCTTGATGAGGTTTTACCTGAGTTTATTCTATCTTTCCCTGAAACTAGAAGTTTAAGAAGAGATATTTTAGAAGATATAAAACAAATGATTACAAACAATATCATTGGCTATGGACATATTTCTACAATTTTTACAATAGCAAGGGATGGACTAAATGATGTTATTGTTAATACAAAAGATTATATTGACATCATTTACAATGGTAAAACTATGGAAACTCCTTTTACTTTTAGAAGTGAAGAAGAACTTAGAAAAATCATTGACAAAATGCTTGCAGAAAACAATAGAAAAATTGATGAAGCCCATCCTATTATTTCAAGTAAATTAAATGATGGTTCAAGGGTTGAGGTACAAATCCCACCAATTGCAGCAAATGGTGGAAGCTGTGTGACGATTAGAAAATTTAATGATATTCCTTTACTACTTGAAATGCTAATTGATGGTGGACAAATGGATTATAAGATGGCTTACTTTTTGGTAAAAGCTGCAAAAGGTAAGTGTAATATCATCGTATCTGGTGGTACTTCAAGTGGTAAAACAACTTTCTTAAATGCAATGACAAGGTTTGTTGATGCAAATGAACAGCTTATGGTTATTGAAGATACAAGAGAGATGCAACCTCAAATGCCTTGTCACTCAATTAGACAATATGAAGCAAGAATGGCAAATGAAGAAGGAAAAGGTGCTATTACCTTAGACTTTTTATTAAGGTCAGCTCTGCGGTCATCTCCAAGAAGAATTATTGTTGGGGAGTGTAGGGGACCTGAAATTGTAGTTATGCTTAATGCCATGAATACAGGACATCCAGGTTCTATGACTACAGTTCACGCAGATAATACAAAAGAAGCATTAGTAAGAATTGAGAATATGTATTTAGAGGCTAGACCTAGTGCAAATATCAACTTTATTCGTACTCAAATGGCATCAGCAGTTGATGTAATTATTCAGCTTGTTAGATTCCCTGATGGTACAAGAAAACTAATTGCAATTTCAGAGATTGAAAGAAGAATAGAAGATAACGGAGTAATCTCTTTAAATGATATTTTCAAATTCAAAAGAGATACAAGTGATTTAAAAAAGACAAAGGGTGAGTTTGAAGTTTTATCAACTCCAAGTAGAACAGTTGACCAAATGAATATGTTTGGTGTTGATATTGATAAAAGGGTTTTTGACCCTAATTTTGAGATGCCAAAACAGATGTTGATTGAAGCTTTAGAGAATGATTTACCTTCTGTTATGTGTGGTTGGAAAGATGAGTTTGTTACAGCCTTTTTAGAAAAAGACCCTCAACTTTTCCATAAGTGGCCACACTTCCAAAAGTTAGTAAAGGATAATTAG